From Oncorhynchus mykiss isolate Arlee chromosome 25, USDA_OmykA_1.1, whole genome shotgun sequence, a single genomic window includes:
- the LOC110505722 gene encoding ovarian cancer G-protein coupled receptor 1, which yields MSGMTMNMFKVESDYINCTISHEIHQYLFSGAYILVLLIGVPTNAFSLYHAWLQLRAKNELGVYLLNLTISDLLYLASLPLWLQYIFQGDDWSQTEWLCQLCGFLLYENIYISIGFLCCISIDRYLAVVYPFHFTAFRSMRAATLASAFIWLKEIAVGVVFFRHKELSTDRTNQSVCFEHYPMQPWEYPINYYRFSVGFLFPLGILSVSYFRVLRAVRKSTGTQSAQKTRIKHLVTSTIVIFLVCFSPYHVFLLLRTVFERDCPFIISIFNYYHFSLLLTSFNCVADPALYCFVSESAQQGIQQAQEACTQALCCSCHRGQHSPVTATTTGTDSNEVATSNEKGTTTVTPLTQNQMI from the coding sequence ATGTCTGGCATGACGATGAACATGTTTAAGGTTGAGTCGGACTACATTAACTGCACCATCAGCCATGAGATCCACCAGTACCTGTTCTCTGGAGCCTACATCCTGGTCCTTCTGATCGGCGTGCCCACCAACGCCTTCTCCCTCTACCACGCCTGGCTGCAGCTGAGAGCCAAGAACGAGCTGGGGGTCTACCTGCTCAACCTGACCATATCGGACCTCCTCTACCTGGCCTCGTTGCCTCTCTGGCTGCAGTACATCTTCCAGGGAGATGACTGGAGCCAAACAGAGTGGCTGTGCCAACTGTGTGGCTTCCTGCTCTATGAAAACATCTATATTAGTATAGGGTTCTTATGTTGTATCTCTATAGACCGTTACCTGGCCGTGGTGTACCCGTTCCACTTCACAGCATTCCGGAGCATGCGGGCAGCTACATTGGCCAGCGCGTTCATCTGGCTGAAAGAGATTGCCGTGGGTGTGGTCTTTTTCCGACACAAGGAACTAAGCACTGACCGCACCAACCAATCGGTTTGCTTTGAGCACTACCCCATGCAACCATGGGAGTATCCAATTAACTACTACCGTTTCTCCGTTGGTTTCCTGTTCCCCCTGGGCATCCTTTCCGTTTCGTATTTCAGAGTCCTGCGGGCAGTCAGGAAGAGCACTGGCACTCAGAGTGCCCAGAAGACCCGCATCAAGCACCTGGTGACCAGCACCATTGTCATATTCCTGGTATGTTTCTCTCCGTACCACGTGTTCCTGCTGCTGCGTACAGTCTTTGAGAGGGACTGCCCCTTCATCATCAGTATCTTCAACTACTATCACTTCTCCCTGCTGCTCACCAGCTTCAACTGTGTGGCTGACCCAGCGCTGTACTGCTTCGTCAGTGAGAGCGCCCAGCAGGGGATCCAGcaggcccaggaggcctgtaccCAGGCCCTCTGCTGCAGCTGCCACAGGGGACAGCATAGCCCTGTTACCGCCACCACCACGGGGACAGACTCCAACGAGGTGGCCACCTCCAACGAGAAGGGGACAACAACCGTCACACCGCTGACACAGAACCAGATGATCTAG